Proteins co-encoded in one Pocillopora verrucosa isolate sample1 chromosome 1, ASM3666991v2, whole genome shotgun sequence genomic window:
- the LOC131768446 gene encoding angiopoietin-related protein 7, with the protein MKSLQIANNLLLVTLFALFQKLVTRSIAPMDHKNRPGNCLKQAKDCAELYKCGERISGVYSIDPDGSGPFKVYCDQTTAGGGWTVFQRRLDGCLDFNRDWADYKRGFGNFLIGEYWLGLDKIYRLTQNETENRLRVDLGRVKNKAVYAEYSWFKIGEEKAMYQLNLGNIANATVHDSLEYHNGSSFGTRDKVNEHCVHNISGGWWYVNSTECAVWSNLNGAHQHCGKENKTTARVWAKKDSLG; encoded by the exons ATGAAGTCCTTACAAATAGCTAATAATTTGCTGCTCGTGACTCTTTTTGCgttgtttcaaaaattagtAACAAGGAGTATCGCTCCGATGGACCACAAAAATAGACCTGGAAACTGCTTGAAACAAG CTAAGGATTGTGCTGAGCTGTACAAATGCGGAGAAAGAATCAGCGGCGTTTACTCAATAGACCCTGATGGTTCAGGTCCCTTTAAAGTGTATTGTGACCAGACAACAGCAGGTGGGGGATGGACGGTGTTTCAGAGGAGACTGGATGGTTGCTTGGATTTTAACCGCGATTGGGCTGACTACAAGCGTGGCTTCGGTAATTTTCTTATTGGTGAATattggctcggactggacaagattTATCGTCTGACGCAAAATGAGACGGAAAACAGACTTCGAGTAGATCTGGGAAGAGTTAAGAACAAAGCGGTCTACGCTGAATATTCGTGGTTCAAGATCGGAGAGGAGAAAGCCATGTACCAGCTAAACCTTGGAAATATTGCAA ATGCGACTGTCCATGACTCTCTTGAGTATCATAATGGCTCGTCGTTTGGTACCCGGGATAAAGTTAATGAACACTGTGTCCATAATATATCGGGAGGCTGGTGGTACGTCAATAGTACTGAGTGTGCTGTGTGgtcaaatctcaatggtgctCATCAGCATTgtggaaaggaaaacaagacCACTGCCAGGGTCTGGGCCAAAAAAGATTCATTGGGGTAA